The DNA region GTCCACCCATGCTGACGTACTACCGCAGCATCGGCGGGAAACTCACCACCGTCGACGGCTACCTCGACGGCTGCTGGATCAACGCCGCCGACCCCACCGCCGAGGAACTCGCCCGCATCAGCCGCGAAACCGGCCTGGACCTCGACTACCTCAGCTACCCCCTCGACCCGGACGAACGCTCCCGCTTCGAACGCGACGAGGGACAACTGCTGATCATCATGCAGACCAGCTACCGCCTCGCCGAGGACAGCGACATCCCCTACGACACCGTCCCCCTGGGCATCCTGCACACCGACCACTGCATCGTCACCGTGTGCGCCCTGCCGGAAAACCCCGTCATCAAGGACGTCCTCAGCGGCATGGTCCGCCGCATCAGCACCGTCAAGAAAAACCGCCTGACACTGCAACTCTTCCTGCGCAACGCCCAGCGCTTCCTGATCGACGTCCGCCAGATCAACAAACGCGTGGACGCCATCGAGGACAAACTCGAGAACAGCCAGCAGAACCGCGAACTGCTCAACCTCCTGAAACTCGAAAAGAGCCTCGTATACTTCCTCACCGGCCTGAAAGCCAACGAGGCCATGATGGAACG from Deinococcus ficus includes:
- a CDS encoding magnesium transporter CorA family protein; this encodes MLTYYRSIGGKLTTVDGYLDGCWINAADPTAEELARISRETGLDLDYLSYPLDPDERSRFERDEGQLLIIMQTSYRLAEDSDIPYDTVPLGILHTDHCIVTVCALPENPVIKDVLSGMVRRISTVKKNRLTLQLFLRNAQRFLIDVRQINKRVDAIEDKLENSQQNRELLNLLKLEKSLVYFLTGLKANEAMMERVKRDRIFEMYEEDSELLDDVLIENLQAIEMAQIASNILTSMAGAFASVISNNVNQVVKVLTVTTILVAIPTLVTSIFGMNVPVPFADDSSGIWIVLGIATLVSALIGFLFYRWKVF